A DNA window from Haliovirga abyssi contains the following coding sequences:
- the recO gene encoding DNA repair protein RecO: MKIKKIEGIVINKVDFGEADKIVTVISKQNGKIKILAKGIRKSKKREIYGTDLAVLSNFIIYKKNEISYLSSVELTDGFLDIKKNLFKINIAGYILKIADKFSMENEKNIKLFKLVYNSLKYISKEKENEKMLVLVSYFLNSIINQEGTSFLLNEGEYFNFEEGQFQIDKTENVLKIKKYQKKYLMLLNNVDIMGIYKLNLNKFNLLSVIEILEGYLNYHFDIKEQLKNYLGMA; the protein is encoded by the coding sequence ATGAAAATAAAAAAGATAGAAGGAATAGTAATAAATAAGGTAGATTTTGGGGAAGCAGATAAAATTGTTACTGTAATCTCAAAGCAAAATGGAAAAATAAAAATATTAGCTAAAGGAATTAGAAAAAGCAAAAAAAGAGAAATTTATGGAACTGATTTAGCGGTGTTATCAAATTTTATAATTTATAAAAAAAATGAGATATCATATTTATCTTCTGTAGAATTGACAGATGGATTTTTAGATATAAAAAAAAACTTATTTAAAATAAATATTGCAGGATATATACTAAAAATTGCAGATAAATTCTCTATGGAAAATGAAAAAAACATTAAACTTTTTAAATTGGTATACAACTCCTTGAAGTATATATCAAAAGAAAAAGAAAATGAAAAAATGTTAGTATTAGTATCTTATTTTTTAAATAGTATTATTAATCAAGAAGGAACTAGCTTTTTATTAAACGAAGGGGAGTATTTTAATTTTGAAGAAGGACAGTTTCAGATTGATAAAACGGAAAATGTTTTAAAAATTAAAAAATATCAAAAAAAATATTTAATGTTGTTAAATAATGTTGACATAATGGGTATATATAAGTTAAACTTAAATAAGTTTAACTTACTTAGTGTTATAGAAATATTAGAAGGATATTTAAATTATCATTTTGACATTAAAGAACAGCTTAAAAATTATTTAGGAATGGCTTAA
- the mreC gene encoding rod shape-determining protein MreC, which yields MMLQNRKEKLRNFLLIIAILIILILFKTRFDKIRAFSTYIFMPIKSSIYNLTSSVKEKINDIIYIKELIKENNSLRKKIYTTELKELDYKKILEENSRLRKMLKLKERYKYKSLVADVIYRDSLNAYQNLFINKGENDGVKKDMAVISNGFLVGKITKVLKKSSQVDLISKNNFKVGAEINKNIGIVVGGNSLNLELKNIIIDSKVEIGDVVKTAGISDIYPEGITIGEVSKISKSKDNMFRMLYVKIPKKIMKIHEVMVIGKERKK from the coding sequence ATGATGTTACAAAATAGAAAAGAAAAATTAAGAAATTTTCTATTAATAATAGCAATATTAATAATTCTTATATTGTTTAAAACGCGATTTGATAAAATCAGGGCATTTAGCACATATATTTTTATGCCTATAAAAAGTAGTATTTATAATTTAACAAGCTCTGTAAAAGAAAAAATAAACGATATTATATATATAAAAGAGCTTATAAAAGAGAATAATTCATTAAGAAAAAAAATTTATACTACTGAATTAAAAGAATTAGATTATAAAAAAATTTTAGAAGAGAATAGTAGATTGAGAAAAATGCTTAAATTAAAAGAAAGATATAAATATAAAAGTTTAGTAGCAGATGTCATTTATAGAGATTCTTTAAATGCGTATCAAAATTTATTTATTAATAAGGGAGAGAATGATGGAGTAAAAAAAGATATGGCGGTTATTTCAAATGGATTTCTAGTAGGAAAAATAACTAAAGTATTGAAAAAAAGCTCACAAGTAGACTTAATTAGTAAGAATAATTTTAAAGTTGGAGCGGAAATTAATAAAAATATTGGAATTGTAGTTGGTGGTAATTCTCTTAATTTAGAGTTGAAAAATATAATTATAGATAGTAAAGTTGAAATAGGAGATGTTGTAAAAACAGCAGGAATAAGTGATATTTATCCAGAAGGGATAACAATAGGAGAAGTATCAAAAATTTCAAAGTCTAAAGATAATATGTTTAGAATGTTATATGTAAAAATACCAAAAAAAATAATGAAAATTCATGAAGTAATGGTTATTGGTAAGGAGAGAAAGAAATGA
- a CDS encoding M20/M25/M40 family metallo-hydrolase: protein MINEERIINKFIEMVKIYSPSLEEREMANYLIGELKKLGLEVYEDNAGEINKGNAGNIIGILKGDGPEVMFSSHMDTVTPCKNIIPIIKDGKIMSKGDTILGGDDKAGIAAILEMLYIIKENNLKHPTLVIVFSIAEEIRLLGATSFDESKFNLKYGFILDSSGKPGSVVKQAPYHEQIKLKFIGKAAHAGIEPEKGISALYVAAKAISKLNIGRIDEETTLNLGIINGGHATNIVMEELNIVGESRSFDEKKLGETIETVIEICQNTAEEYGAKLDYELTREYDGFNFSEDYELIKLVKQAADNLKFPFKAESLGGGSDTNVYNKKGIDTVNLGIGMSKVHSTSEYIEKEDLINSAELILELVKVISNDVTK, encoded by the coding sequence ATGATAAACGAAGAGAGAATTATAAATAAATTTATAGAGATGGTAAAAATATATTCGCCTTCACTAGAAGAGAGGGAAATGGCTAATTATTTAATAGGAGAATTAAAAAAATTAGGATTAGAAGTCTATGAAGATAATGCAGGCGAAATAAACAAAGGGAATGCAGGAAATATTATTGGAATATTAAAAGGCGATGGGCCTGAAGTGATGTTTAGCTCTCATATGGATACTGTTACACCTTGCAAAAATATAATTCCAATAATAAAAGATGGAAAAATTATGTCAAAAGGGGATACCATACTTGGTGGAGATGATAAAGCTGGAATTGCTGCTATTTTAGAGATGTTATATATAATAAAAGAAAATAATTTAAAACATCCTACATTAGTAATAGTATTTAGCATAGCAGAAGAGATTAGACTTTTAGGAGCTACTTCTTTTGATGAATCTAAATTTAATTTGAAATATGGATTTATTTTAGACTCTTCTGGGAAACCAGGTAGTGTAGTAAAACAAGCTCCATATCATGAACAAATAAAATTAAAATTCATAGGAAAAGCAGCACATGCTGGGATTGAACCAGAAAAAGGAATAAGTGCATTATATGTTGCAGCAAAAGCTATTTCAAAATTAAATATAGGAAGAATTGATGAAGAAACTACTCTTAATTTAGGGATTATCAATGGAGGACATGCAACAAATATTGTAATGGAAGAGCTGAATATAGTAGGAGAAAGCAGAAGCTTTGATGAAAAAAAATTAGGTGAAACAATAGAAACTGTTATAGAAATTTGTCAAAACACAGCAGAAGAATATGGAGCTAAACTTGATTATGAATTAACAAGAGAATATGATGGCTTTAATTTCTCAGAAGATTACGAATTGATAAAATTGGTAAAACAAGCTGCGGACAACTTAAAGTTTCCATTTAAAGCAGAAAGCTTAGGCGGCGGAAGTGATACTAATGTTTATAATAAAAAAGGTATAGATACTGTGAATTTAGGAATAGGAATGAGCAAAGTTCATTCTACTAGCGAATATATAGAAAAGGAAGATTTGATAAATAGCGCAGAACTTATATTGGAATTAGTTAAGGTGATTTCAAATGATGTTACAAAATAG
- a CDS encoding metal-sensitive transcriptional regulator — protein MDNNSCPSCKVAHHSEEDKKNLSNRLNRIEGQIRGINKMVQNDVYCDNILNQITSVQSALNGVSKILLEAHIKSCVVEQIQNGELEVIDELMNTIRKMMK, from the coding sequence ATGGATAATAATAGTTGCCCTAGTTGTAAAGTGGCTCATCATTCTGAAGAAGATAAAAAGAATTTATCTAATCGTTTAAACAGAATAGAAGGACAAATTAGAGGTATTAACAAAATGGTTCAAAATGATGTTTATTGTGATAATATATTAAATCAAATAACATCGGTTCAGTCGGCGTTAAATGGTGTTAGCAAAATACTTCTGGAAGCTCATATTAAAAGCTGTGTAGTAGAACAAATTCAAAATGGAGAACTAGAAGTAATAGATGAACTTATGAATACTATACGTAAAATGATGAAATAA
- a CDS encoding cold-shock protein produces the protein MVNGTVKWFNAEKGFGFITAEDGTDVFVHFSQINKEGFKTLDEGEKVSFEIVEGQKGPQASNVSLAD, from the coding sequence ATGGTAAACGGAACAGTAAAATGGTTTAATGCAGAAAAAGGGTTTGGATTCATAACAGCAGAAGATGGAACAGATGTATTTGTACATTTCTCTCAAATAAACAAAGAAGGATTCAAAACATTAGACGAAGGTGAAAAAGTTAGTTTTGAAATAGTTGAAGGACAAAAAGGACCTCAAGCTTCAAACGTAAGTTTAGCTGACTAA